A region from the Acyrthosiphon pisum isolate AL4f chromosome A1, pea_aphid_22Mar2018_4r6ur, whole genome shotgun sequence genome encodes:
- the LOC100160768 gene encoding ras-related protein Rab-8A isoform X2, which translates to MIYLPRVDYKQKIIQLDEKPVKLQIWDTAGQERFRTLTTAYYRGAMGILLVYDVTNLDSFDHLTYWLKNIQENAAPDVIKVLAGNKCDNETVRAVDKADGEKIAECYDMPFFEVSCKMDVNVEEAFQALAKMIKERSQYSGAFGLRDETPREKCSPLFEKAFAESTRKCSSC; encoded by the exons atgatatacctaccta GAGTCGATTACAAACAAAAGATAATTCAGTTGGACGAAAAACCAGTAAAGTTACAAATATG ggaCACCGCTGGACAAGAACGATTCCGGACACTGACCACGGCGTACTATCGGGGCGCAATGGGTATACTACTCGTTTATGACGTAACGAATCTAGATTCATTCGACCATTTGACGTACTGGTTGAAGAACATTCAAGAA aaCGCTGCGCCGGACGTTATCAAAGTTTTGGCTGGTAACAAATGCGACAACGAGACAGTGAGAGCCGTGGATAAAGCAGACGGAGAAAAA atagcAGAATGCTACGATATGCCGTTTTTTGAAGTCTCATGTAAGATGGACGTCAACGTGGAAGAAGCGTTTCAGGCATTGGCCAAAATGATTAAAGAACGTTCCCAATACTCG ggaGCGTTCGGGTTGAGAGACGAAACGCCAAGGGAGAAATGTTCGCCACTTTTCGAAAAAGCTTTTGCTGAATCTACACGGAAGTGTAGTTCCTGTTAA